A window of Marinobacter sp. es.042 genomic DNA:
GGCGTAGCCGTCGTTGATCGTCGCACTGCCAGTCTTCCAACGTGCCCTGAAAGTACGACAGATATTTCTTCGCCACACTGACCGCTTCAGTTTCGTCCTCGACCAGGACATCTATCACACCGTTGGGCCCCATGACGGAAACCGGCCCCACTTGTTCCGGGCTGAACCGCCCAAGGCCGCCGCCTTCGATCATGGCGGGTCCCGCCATCCCCAGATTGGCGTCTCTGGTGGCAATGATGGTGTCGCAGCAGCCAAGCAGCGCCGCGTTGCCCGCATAGCAACGGCCGGACACAATACCGAGCGTGGGCACGACGCCGGAGAGCCGTGCCATGCCGACAAAGGTATGACAGTCCAGAAATGAAACGCCGTTGGCGTCGGTGTCGGATGGGCGACCCCCGCCGCCCTCCGCGAATAGAACCAGTGGGATTCGCCATTGCTCGGCCAGAGCGAGAATTCGGTCTGCCTTGCGGTGATTCGTCAGCCCCTGTGTGCCTGCGAACACCGTGTAATCGTAGGCCATGGTGGCGCAACGCCCGGTTTCGGGGCCAAATTCGGGCGCGTTTACGGTGCCAATGGCGGTAATCAGGCCATCCGCCGGGCTCATTTCTGCCAGTTTGTCCGCCGAACGTCGGCGTCGCTGTGCCGCCAGTGCAAGAGCTCCGTATTCATTGAAGCTGTCCGGGTCGAGCAAGTCTTCAACGTTCTCACGAGCGGTTCGCTGAGCCGTTTTACGCCGCTTTGCGACCGCGTCCGGTCGGCGCTGGTCAGTCAGCAGATCATGACGCTCCAGAACCTCGGCGAGATCGGCCCGGATGTACTCCAGATCAACCGTCTCTTCATTCTGAATGCCGCCGGCCTCGACATCGGCTGGTTCCAGATAGACCAGTGCCTGCCCGTCGTTCACCGTTGTCCCTGGTTCTGCGGCAATAGAGTGGATGATGCCGGAGTTGGTTGCCTTGACCACAAACTCCATTTTCATCGCTTCAAGCACCGCTACCGGGTCGCCGATGGCGACTGAATCTCCTGGTGTCACATCGATACTGACAACCGTGCCGGAACTGGGCGCCTCAATGCCGATGGTGCCCGCCGGTGCGGCGATGGCGCCCGGGCTTTCGTTGACCTCCGAGGCAGATGCGTTGCCAAAGTGCAGGTGCGGGTGAGCGGTTTTGGTCGCTTCCGGGATCAAGTGTTTCAGGTTGTCTTCGACAAAGCGGGTGGTAACAGCCCAGGTTTCCACGCCGGAATGGCGGACCAGATTCTGTAGCAGACCAATATTGCTGCTGACACCGGTTAGCCGGAATTCGCACAGGGCGCGATACAGCCGCCGAAGTGTTGAAGGGTAATCGCTACCATGGGCAACCAGCTTGGCGAGCAGGGAGTCAAACGAAGGGCTGATGGTGTAACCGGCGTAACCGTAGCCATCGACCCGTAAACCCGGGCCAGACGGTGGCTCGTAGGTGCTCAATGTGCCGGTAGCGGCGGTGGCATGACCATCGGCGTGGAGTGTTTCGCTGTTGATTCGCGCCTGAATCGCGAAGCCCCGCACGGTGGGTGCCGACTCAAGAGCCAGATCAGTGAGGCTTTGGCCGCCAAACAATTGCAGCTGGGTTTGAACGAGATCAACGCCGGTAATCTCCTCGGTGATGGTGTGCTCTACCTGGATGCGGGGATTGGCTTCCATGAAATAGAAACGGCCGGGGTGATCCTCGTCCACCAGAAACTCAAAGGTGCCGAGACCACGGTAGTTAACGGCGCCGGCCAGTTTCAGGGCGCAGTTGATCATGGCATCCCGGATCGAGGAGTCCAGTAAAGGACTCGGTGCAATCTCGATCAGCTTCTGATTTCGCCGTTGCAGGCTGCAGTCGCGCTCCCAGAGGTGACTGACGGCTCCGGTACCGTCGCCGACTATCTGGATTTCGATGTGCTTTCCCCGAGCGATCAACTGCTCAACGTAAAGTGAGCCGTTGCCGAACGCCGCCTGAGCCTCGGACTGGCATCGCTGGAAAGCCTGCTCGAGCTCTGTTTCGGCGTGAACCGCCCGCATGCCGCGGCCGCCGCCACCGGCAATCGCTTTGATCATCAGAGGGCCGTGCTCGCCCAGGAAGGCGCGAGCCTCGTTGAGGCTCACCGATCTGTTGATTCCCTTTATCAGGGGAACCTCGCAGCGCTCTGCCAGGGCCCGGGCAGCCGACTTGTCACCAAACGCCTCCAACACGCCGGGCGAAGGGCCGATAAAGATCAGCCCGGCCTGTTCGCATGCGCGGGCAAAACTGGCGTTTTCCGCCAGGAATCCGTAGCCAGGATGGACCCCCTCGCAGCCATGGGCCTTTGCGGCGTTTATCAGTTGCGCTCCATCCAGGTAAGCCTTTATGCCATGGCCCGTTAAAGCCACCGCCTCATCGGCCATACGGGTATGCAGGCTGGCGTCGTCGTCTTCAGAGAATACGGCCACAGACCGCAATCCCAGTTCGTTGCAGGCTCGGGCAATGCGGATCGCGATTTCGCCGCGATTGGCAATCAGTACGGAGCGAAAAGTCATGGTGCCTTGTTCCCCGGGGTGTGATTTTTATTTTGGGCGACAGAAGCCACCATCCTAGAAACGGCATCCGGATCAGGCAAATGAATTTGTTTGAGGGTTGGTCATGAATGACCTTGATGACTCAGGTTTCAGGGCTCGTTCGTTTCGTTCTGTTGCTTATCCTGAGCCCCAGGATAACCACGAGGGCGCCAA
This region includes:
- a CDS encoding carboxyl transferase domain-containing protein, which translates into the protein MTFRSVLIANRGEIAIRIARACNELGLRSVAVFSEDDDASLHTRMADEAVALTGHGIKAYLDGAQLINAAKAHGCEGVHPGYGFLAENASFARACEQAGLIFIGPSPGVLEAFGDKSAARALAERCEVPLIKGINRSVSLNEARAFLGEHGPLMIKAIAGGGGRGMRAVHAETELEQAFQRCQSEAQAAFGNGSLYVEQLIARGKHIEIQIVGDGTGAVSHLWERDCSLQRRNQKLIEIAPSPLLDSSIRDAMINCALKLAGAVNYRGLGTFEFLVDEDHPGRFYFMEANPRIQVEHTITEEITGVDLVQTQLQLFGGQSLTDLALESAPTVRGFAIQARINSETLHADGHATAATGTLSTYEPPSGPGLRVDGYGYAGYTISPSFDSLLAKLVAHGSDYPSTLRRLYRALCEFRLTGVSSNIGLLQNLVRHSGVETWAVTTRFVEDNLKHLIPEATKTAHPHLHFGNASASEVNESPGAIAAPAGTIGIEAPSSGTVVSIDVTPGDSVAIGDPVAVLEAMKMEFVVKATNSGIIHSIAAEPGTTVNDGQALVYLEPADVEAGGIQNEETVDLEYIRADLAEVLERHDLLTDQRRPDAVAKRRKTAQRTARENVEDLLDPDSFNEYGALALAAQRRRRSADKLAEMSPADGLITAIGTVNAPEFGPETGRCATMAYDYTVFAGTQGLTNHRKADRILALAEQWRIPLVLFAEGGGGRPSDTDANGVSFLDCHTFVGMARLSGVVPTLGIVSGRCYAGNAALLGCCDTIIATRDANLGMAGPAMIEGGGLGRFSPEQVGPVSVMGPNGVIDVLVEDETEAVSVAKKYLSYFQGTLEDWQCDDQRRLRHLIPENRMRVYNIRQVIETLADQDSVLELRSQFAPGLITALVRIEGRPMGLIANNPAHLGGAVDARAGDKAARFMQLCNAHGLPILSLCDTPGFMVGPDAEKQATICHISRMFVAAAKLNVPFFTVILRKAYGLGAQAMAAGSMLTPFFTAAWPSGEFGPMGWEGAVRLGFAKELAAQPDEASRQKMFDTLVAKAYEQGKALNVASYLEIDAVIDPQETRAWLVRGLNSTTAGDPGGRGNGRFVDTW